A genomic region of Bosea sp. 124 contains the following coding sequences:
- a CDS encoding tetratricopeptide repeat protein yields MRRLRRGLASRPLFACLLLLAGLVPVLPAAAAERDAAYGAYQTGHYRRALSEALKRIEADSNDAAAMTLVGEIYRQGLGVPPDQKVATEWYERAAERGDINATYALAIALLDEASGRRDPVRAGILLRRAAEAGNAAANYNLALALLATGQAEDDSRAVTHLEIAASGGIPDALHALGTLAKQGRGMPRSDVQAAEWMAQAARAGHLPAEIEYAIMLFNGIGVARDETAAAKLFLRAAGRGNPIAQNRIARLYQIGRGIPPDSIEAAAWHLAARARGLDDPALEQLFDRLTPEQQGRAARLAADRIEGAALTSP; encoded by the coding sequence GTGAGGCGCTTGCGCCGCGGCCTCGCAAGCCGTCCGCTGTTTGCCTGCCTGCTGCTGCTCGCCGGCCTCGTGCCTGTGCTGCCCGCCGCGGCAGCCGAGCGCGACGCCGCCTATGGCGCCTACCAGACCGGCCACTACCGCCGTGCCCTCAGCGAGGCGCTGAAGCGCATCGAGGCGGATAGCAACGACGCTGCCGCGATGACGCTGGTCGGCGAGATCTACCGGCAGGGTCTCGGCGTGCCGCCCGACCAGAAGGTCGCGACGGAATGGTATGAGCGTGCCGCCGAGCGCGGCGACATCAACGCGACCTATGCACTGGCGATCGCGCTTCTCGACGAGGCCAGCGGCCGCCGCGATCCTGTCCGCGCCGGCATCCTGCTGCGGCGGGCGGCGGAGGCCGGCAACGCCGCCGCCAACTACAATCTCGCACTCGCCCTCCTCGCCACCGGCCAGGCCGAGGACGACAGCCGCGCTGTGACGCACCTCGAAATCGCGGCCAGCGGTGGAATCCCTGATGCGCTGCATGCGCTCGGCACGCTGGCGAAGCAGGGACGCGGCATGCCCAGGAGCGATGTCCAGGCGGCGGAATGGATGGCCCAGGCCGCCAGGGCCGGCCACCTCCCCGCCGAGATCGAATACGCGATCATGCTGTTCAACGGCATCGGCGTCGCCCGCGATGAGACCGCCGCCGCGAAGCTTTTCCTACGCGCCGCCGGCAGGGGCAACCCGATCGCGCAGAACCGGATCGCAAGGCTCTACCAGATCGGGCGCGGCATCCCGCCGGACTCGATCGAGGCTGCCGCCTGGCATCTGGCGGCTCGGGCGCGGGGCCTCGACGACCCGGCGCTGGAGCAGCTTTTCGACCGCCTGACGCCCGAGCAGCAGGGCCGCGCCGCCCGCCTCGCCGCCGACCGCATCGAGGGCGCGGCCTTGACGTCGCCCTGA
- a CDS encoding thiamine phosphate synthase, which yields MQNPPTRLMLVTPPVADADAMAFRLMQAQAGGDVAAVVLRLAAGDERSLIERVKRLAGPVQAANVALVVEASALVAARGGADGVHLTGGVEAIAEARSSLKGERIIGAGGLRARHDAMDIGEAGVDYVMFGEPRPDGSIPPLPAVIERATWWADIFETPCVAYAPDADAVPALVETGAEFVALGEWAFEEGRDIRTLVAEANAAIAARAARKAAK from the coding sequence ATGCAGAACCCACCCACCCGCCTGATGCTCGTCACCCCGCCTGTGGCGGATGCCGACGCGATGGCTTTCAGGCTGATGCAGGCCCAGGCCGGCGGCGATGTCGCGGCCGTGGTGTTGCGTCTGGCTGCCGGCGACGAGCGCAGCCTGATCGAACGCGTCAAGCGCCTCGCCGGCCCGGTTCAGGCCGCCAATGTCGCGCTCGTCGTCGAGGCCTCGGCTCTGGTCGCTGCGCGCGGTGGCGCCGACGGCGTGCATCTGACGGGCGGCGTCGAGGCGATCGCCGAGGCGCGGTCGAGTCTGAAAGGCGAGCGCATCATCGGGGCAGGCGGGCTGCGCGCCCGGCACGACGCCATGGATATCGGCGAGGCCGGCGTCGACTACGTCATGTTCGGCGAGCCGCGGCCGGACGGCTCCATACCGCCGCTGCCGGCCGTGATCGAGCGCGCCACCTGGTGGGCCGATATCTTCGAGACCCCTTGCGTCGCCTATGCACCGGACGCGGACGCCGTGCCGGCTCTGGTCGAGACGGGCGCGGAGTTCGTCGCGCTGGGCGAATGGGCCTTCGAGGAGGGCCGCGATATCCGCACGCTCGTCGCCGAAGCGAATGCGGCCATCGCTGCCCGCGCGGCACGGAAAGCCGCGAAGTGA
- a CDS encoding benzoate/H(+) symporter BenE family transporter, translated as MSIVFSALVAVFVGFAASVAVILSAAQALGATAEQTVSWVAALAIGTALPSIWLSWRYRMPMICAWSTPGAALIAAASGFDMASAVGAFFVAAVLMMLTAALRPLGQLIERIPMPIASAMLAGVIFRFVVAVFEEMRISPLLVLPLLAIFLVARLLNPFLGVIAALVAGIAISFVGGLAHWPARQIALTGLEFVTPRFDIAAMLGIGVPLYLVTMAAQNLPGFAVLRAAGYHPRTAPALFATGLASLLTAPFGAHMSNMAAISASICTGADTHPDPEQRWKAGVIYGFAYLAVAGCTGLLIALLLALPKALIVTVAGLGLAGSFAGALGQAMSSDRERFAAVIAFAVAASSLTLFGVGSAFWSLVAGLSVLTLDAVAGRLRARS; from the coding sequence ATGTCGATCGTCTTTTCAGCGTTGGTCGCGGTCTTCGTCGGCTTCGCCGCCTCCGTTGCCGTCATCCTCTCGGCCGCACAAGCGCTCGGCGCCACAGCAGAACAGACTGTCTCTTGGGTCGCCGCGCTGGCCATCGGCACCGCCTTGCCGAGCATCTGGCTGTCCTGGCGCTACCGCATGCCGATGATCTGCGCCTGGTCGACGCCCGGTGCTGCGCTGATCGCTGCGGCAAGCGGCTTCGACATGGCCTCGGCCGTCGGCGCCTTCTTCGTCGCTGCCGTGCTGATGATGCTGACGGCGGCCCTCCGCCCCCTCGGCCAACTGATCGAGCGCATTCCGATGCCGATCGCATCGGCCATGCTGGCCGGCGTGATCTTCCGATTTGTCGTCGCCGTCTTCGAAGAGATGCGGATATCCCCGCTGCTTGTGCTGCCGCTGCTCGCGATCTTTCTCGTGGCGCGGTTGCTCAACCCGTTTCTGGGCGTCATCGCGGCGCTGGTCGCTGGCATAGCCATCAGCTTTGTGGGCGGGCTTGCCCACTGGCCAGCGAGGCAGATTGCGCTCACCGGCCTCGAATTCGTCACGCCGCGCTTCGATATTGCCGCCATGCTCGGCATCGGAGTTCCACTCTATCTTGTCACCATGGCTGCCCAGAACCTGCCCGGCTTTGCGGTGTTGCGCGCGGCCGGCTACCATCCGCGGACAGCGCCGGCCCTGTTCGCCACCGGGCTTGCTTCGCTGCTCACGGCCCCCTTCGGTGCCCATATGTCCAACATGGCGGCGATCAGCGCTTCGATCTGCACTGGAGCCGACACCCATCCCGACCCGGAGCAGCGCTGGAAAGCGGGCGTGATCTACGGCTTCGCCTATCTCGCCGTCGCCGGCTGCACCGGCCTGCTGATCGCCCTGTTGCTCGCCCTGCCGAAGGCGCTGATCGTCACCGTGGCGGGTCTCGGCCTTGCCGGCTCGTTCGCCGGCGCGCTCGGCCAAGCGATGTCGTCCGACCGGGAACGTTTCGCCGCCGTCATCGCCTTCGCCGTCGCCGCCTCCAGCCTGACGCTGTTTGGGGTAGGGTCGGCCTTCTGGAGCCTCGTCGCCGGCCTCAGCGTCTTGACATTGGACGCTGTCGCGGGCCGTTTGCGCGCAAGATCATGA
- the fba gene encoding class II fructose-bisphosphate aldolase (catalyzes the reversible aldol condensation of dihydroxyacetonephosphate and glyceraldehyde 3-phosphate in the Calvin cycle, glycolysis, and/or gluconeogenesis) — translation MARITLRQLLDHAAENDYGVPAFNINNMEQALAIMAAADATDAPVIIQASRGARSYANDIMLKHMMDAVTEIYPHIPVCVHLDHGNEAATCMTAIQAGFTSVMMDGSLKADGKTPGDWDYNVGVTRTVVDMAHLGGISVEGELGVLGSLESGEGEKEDGHGFEGKLSHDQLLTDPEEAVKFVAETKVDALAIAMGTSHGAYKFTRKPDGAILAMNVIEEIHKKLPSMHLVMHGSSSVPQDLQDIINQYGGKMPQTWGVPVEEIQRGIKHGVRKINIDTDNRMAMTGQIRKILSEHPGEFDPRKYLKPAMEAMTKLCSLRLKEFNTAGQASKIKRVATTAEMAKRYAKGELDPTFGGKAA, via the coding sequence GTGGCCCGTATTACGCTCCGCCAGTTGCTCGATCACGCTGCCGAAAACGACTATGGCGTGCCCGCTTTCAACATCAACAACATGGAGCAGGCGCTGGCCATCATGGCGGCGGCGGACGCGACCGATGCCCCCGTCATCATCCAGGCCTCGCGTGGCGCCCGCAGCTATGCCAACGACATCATGCTGAAGCACATGATGGACGCCGTCACGGAAATCTATCCGCATATCCCCGTCTGCGTGCATCTCGACCACGGCAACGAGGCCGCGACCTGCATGACCGCGATCCAGGCCGGCTTCACTTCGGTGATGATGGACGGCTCGCTCAAGGCCGACGGCAAGACGCCCGGCGACTGGGACTACAATGTCGGCGTGACAAGGACCGTCGTCGACATGGCCCATCTCGGCGGCATCTCCGTCGAAGGAGAGCTCGGTGTCCTGGGTTCGCTTGAAAGCGGCGAGGGCGAGAAGGAGGACGGCCACGGCTTCGAAGGCAAGCTCAGCCACGACCAGCTCCTGACCGATCCCGAAGAGGCCGTGAAGTTCGTTGCCGAAACCAAGGTCGATGCGCTTGCCATCGCCATGGGCACCTCGCACGGCGCCTACAAGTTCACCCGCAAGCCCGATGGCGCCATCCTGGCGATGAACGTCATCGAGGAGATCCACAAGAAGCTGCCGAGCATGCATCTTGTCATGCACGGCTCGTCCAGCGTGCCGCAGGACCTCCAGGACATCATCAACCAGTATGGCGGCAAGATGCCCCAGACTTGGGGCGTGCCGGTCGAGGAGATCCAGCGCGGCATCAAGCACGGCGTGCGCAAGATCAACATCGACACCGACAACCGCATGGCGATGACCGGCCAGATCCGGAAGATCCTCTCCGAGCACCCCGGCGAGTTCGATCCGCGCAAATATCTCAAGCCCGCCATGGAGGCGATGACGAAGCTCTGCTCCCTGCGCCTGAAAGAATTCAACACCGCCGGCCAGGCCAGCAAGATCAAGCGCGTCGCGACCACCGCCGAAATGGCCAAGCGCTACGCGAAGGGCGAACTCGACCCGACTTTCGGCGGCAAGGCGGCGTGA
- a CDS encoding phosphoglycerate kinase produces the protein MSFRTLDDADLAGKRALVRVDLNVPMEDGKVTDTTRIDRILPTIREMSAKGAKVVLLAHFGRPKGADEKNSLKQVVPALAHALGAPVTFVSDCIGEDVARAVAAAKNGEVLLLENTRFHAGDEKNDPEFVKALAANGDLFVNDAFSAAHRAHASTEGLAHVLPAYAGRTMQAELEALSAGLDNPARPVMAIVGGAKVSTKLELLGNLVKKVDVLVIGGGMANTFLAARGVNVGKSLCEHDLAGTAREIEEKAKAAGCEIMLPVDALVAREFRPNPGHRVVQIGEVAADEMILDAGPLSVAEVVLRLDSIKTLVWNGPFGAFELPPFDTATVTVARAAAKRVRAGNLVAVAGGGDTVAAMNNAGVANDLTYVSTAGGAFLEWMEGKALPGVEALRKG, from the coding sequence ATGAGCTTCAGGACGCTCGACGACGCCGACCTCGCGGGCAAGCGCGCGCTTGTCCGCGTCGACCTCAACGTCCCGATGGAGGACGGCAAGGTCACCGACACGACGCGTATCGACCGCATCCTGCCAACGATCCGCGAGATGTCGGCGAAGGGCGCCAAGGTCGTCCTGCTCGCTCATTTCGGCCGGCCCAAGGGCGCCGACGAGAAGAACAGCCTGAAGCAGGTCGTGCCGGCGCTGGCGCATGCGCTGGGTGCCCCCGTGACCTTCGTGTCCGACTGCATCGGCGAGGACGTCGCCAGGGCCGTCGCCGCCGCGAAGAACGGCGAGGTTCTGCTGCTGGAGAACACCCGCTTCCACGCCGGCGACGAGAAGAACGACCCTGAGTTCGTCAAGGCGCTCGCCGCCAATGGCGACCTCTTCGTCAACGACGCTTTTTCCGCCGCCCACCGCGCCCATGCCTCGACGGAAGGCCTCGCCCATGTGCTGCCGGCCTATGCCGGCCGCACCATGCAGGCCGAACTCGAGGCGCTGTCCGCCGGCCTCGACAACCCCGCCCGCCCGGTCATGGCGATCGTCGGCGGCGCCAAGGTCTCGACCAAGCTCGAACTGCTCGGCAATCTCGTGAAGAAGGTCGACGTCCTCGTCATTGGCGGCGGCATGGCCAACACCTTCCTCGCGGCGCGCGGCGTCAATGTCGGCAAATCGCTCTGCGAGCATGACCTTGCCGGAACCGCCCGCGAGATCGAGGAGAAGGCCAAGGCCGCAGGCTGCGAGATCATGCTGCCTGTCGATGCGCTGGTCGCCCGCGAATTCAGGCCAAATCCCGGCCACCGCGTCGTCCAGATCGGCGAAGTCGCCGCCGACGAGATGATTCTCGATGCCGGCCCGCTCAGCGTCGCCGAGGTCGTGCTCAGGCTCGACTCGATCAAGACGCTGGTCTGGAACGGCCCTTTCGGCGCCTTCGAGCTGCCGCCCTTCGACACGGCGACCGTCACCGTCGCCAGGGCCGCGGCAAAGCGCGTCAGAGCGGGCAATCTCGTCGCGGTCGCCGGCGGCGGCGACACCGTTGCAGCGATGAACAATGCCGGCGTGGCCAACGACCTGACCTATGTCTCGACCGCGGGCGGCGCCTTCCTCGAATGGATGGAAGGCAAGGCCCTGCCGGGCGTCGAGGCGCTTCGGAAGGGCTGA
- the gap gene encoding type I glyceraldehyde-3-phosphate dehydrogenase, with amino-acid sequence MTVKVAINGFGRIGRNVLRAIIESKRKDIEVVAINDLGPVETNAHLFRFDSVHGRFPGTVTVSGDTIDVGRGPIKVTAVRDPKDLPHKALGVDIALECTGIFTTKEKASAHLAAGAKRVLVSAPCDGADLTVVFGVNDGQLTSDHVVVSNASCTTNCLAPVVRVLHDAVGIDKGFMTTIHAYTGDQPTLDTMHKDLYRGRAAALSMIPTSTGAAKAIGLVIPELKGRLDGSSVRVPTPNVSMVDFKFIAKRKTTVEKINDAIVKASKRGALKGILAVTDQPNVSIDFNHDPASSTFALDQTKVMDDKFVSVVAWYDNEWGFSNRMSDTAVAMGKLL; translated from the coding sequence ATGACGGTCAAGGTGGCGATCAATGGCTTCGGCCGCATCGGACGCAACGTACTGCGTGCGATCATCGAGTCGAAGCGCAAGGACATCGAGGTCGTGGCGATCAACGATCTCGGCCCGGTCGAGACCAATGCCCATCTCTTCCGCTTCGATTCCGTCCATGGCCGCTTCCCCGGCACGGTGACGGTTTCCGGCGACACGATCGATGTCGGCCGCGGCCCGATCAAGGTCACCGCCGTGCGCGACCCCAAGGATCTGCCGCACAAGGCGCTCGGCGTCGATATCGCGCTGGAATGCACCGGCATCTTCACCACCAAGGAGAAGGCCTCGGCGCATCTTGCCGCGGGCGCGAAGCGCGTTCTGGTCTCGGCGCCCTGCGACGGCGCCGACCTGACCGTCGTCTTCGGCGTCAATGACGGTCAGCTGACGAGCGACCATGTCGTCGTCTCGAACGCCTCCTGCACCACCAACTGCCTCGCGCCGGTCGTGCGCGTGCTCCATGACGCCGTCGGCATCGACAAGGGCTTCATGACCACGATCCACGCCTATACCGGCGACCAGCCGACGCTGGACACGATGCACAAGGATCTCTACCGCGGCCGCGCCGCCGCGCTCTCGATGATCCCGACCTCGACCGGCGCCGCCAAGGCGATCGGCCTCGTCATCCCCGAGCTCAAGGGCCGTCTCGACGGCTCCTCGGTGCGCGTGCCGACCCCCAACGTCTCGATGGTGGACTTCAAGTTCATCGCCAAGCGCAAGACCACGGTCGAGAAGATCAACGACGCCATCGTCAAGGCCAGCAAGCGTGGCGCGCTCAAGGGCATCCTCGCGGTCACCGACCAGCCCAACGTCTCGATCGACTTCAACCACGACCCGGCCTCGTCGACCTTCGCGCTCGACCAGACCAAGGTCATGGACGACAAGTTCGTCAGCGTCGTCGCCTGGTACGACAACGAGTGGGGCTTCTCGAACCGCATGAGCGACACCGCCGTCGCCATGGGCAAGCTGCTCTGA